A single genomic interval of Arthrobacter methylotrophus harbors:
- a CDS encoding CoA-acylating methylmalonate-semialdehyde dehydrogenase, with the protein MVRELSHYIDGQRVDGTSPRFSDVYNPCTGEVQARLPLASADEVRTAIANAEKGQLEWAAMNPQRRGRILLKFVDLVNEHMDELATLLSSEHGKTFPDAKGDIQRGIEVVEFAAGAPHLLKGEFSDSAGTGIDVHSLRQPLGVVAGITPFNFPAMIPLWKSGPALAAGNAFILKPSERDPSVPLRLAELFTEAGLPNGVFNVINGDKEAVDTLLEDPRVKAIGFVGSTPIAQYIYATAAAHGKRAQCFGGAKNHMVIMPDADLDMAADALIGAGFGSAGERCMAISVAVPVGQETADQLVSKLHDRINDLKVGPSLASDSDFGPVVAASAKHRIEGYIQAGVDQGATLVTDGRGLKVDGYEGGFWVGPTLFDNVTKDMSIYKEEIFGPVLSVLRASDYEEALRLCSEHEFGNGVAIFTRDGDAARDFASRVEVGMVGINVPIPVPIAYYTFGGWKASGFGDLNQHGADAFRFYTKTKTVTTRWPSGIRQGASFVMPAGS; encoded by the coding sequence ATGGTGCGCGAACTTTCCCACTACATTGACGGCCAAAGGGTCGACGGGACCTCTCCACGATTCAGCGACGTCTACAATCCCTGCACGGGCGAGGTGCAGGCCAGGCTTCCTTTGGCCAGCGCCGATGAGGTGCGGACCGCCATTGCCAACGCGGAAAAGGGCCAGCTCGAATGGGCCGCCATGAACCCGCAACGCCGCGGCCGGATCCTGCTGAAGTTCGTGGACCTGGTCAACGAGCACATGGACGAACTCGCCACGCTCCTCTCCTCGGAGCACGGCAAGACCTTCCCCGATGCCAAGGGCGATATCCAACGAGGCATTGAAGTGGTGGAGTTCGCCGCCGGTGCACCGCACCTCCTGAAGGGCGAATTCTCGGACAGCGCCGGAACCGGAATCGACGTCCACTCGCTGCGCCAGCCGCTCGGCGTGGTCGCGGGCATCACGCCTTTCAACTTCCCGGCCATGATTCCCCTCTGGAAGTCCGGCCCCGCGCTCGCTGCCGGGAACGCCTTCATCCTCAAGCCTTCGGAGCGCGACCCTTCGGTGCCACTGCGCCTGGCCGAGCTCTTCACCGAGGCGGGATTGCCGAACGGCGTCTTCAACGTCATCAACGGCGACAAGGAAGCCGTGGACACCCTCCTTGAGGACCCGCGTGTGAAGGCCATCGGCTTTGTCGGATCTACACCGATCGCCCAGTACATTTACGCTACGGCTGCGGCTCACGGCAAGCGCGCCCAGTGCTTCGGCGGCGCCAAGAACCACATGGTGATCATGCCCGACGCCGATCTCGACATGGCCGCGGACGCGCTCATCGGCGCCGGCTTCGGTTCCGCCGGCGAACGTTGCATGGCCATCTCGGTGGCCGTGCCGGTTGGCCAAGAGACGGCCGACCAGCTCGTCTCCAAGCTGCACGACCGCATCAACGACCTGAAGGTGGGGCCGAGCCTTGCCAGCGACTCGGACTTCGGCCCTGTGGTGGCAGCCTCCGCGAAACATCGGATCGAGGGTTACATCCAGGCGGGCGTTGACCAAGGCGCCACGCTTGTCACCGACGGGCGCGGACTCAAGGTTGACGGCTACGAGGGCGGTTTCTGGGTTGGCCCGACGCTGTTCGACAACGTCACGAAGGACATGTCCATCTATAAGGAGGAGATCTTCGGCCCGGTCCTGAGCGTCCTCCGCGCCTCCGACTACGAAGAAGCGCTGCGCCTCTGCTCCGAGCACGAATTCGGCAACGGCGTCGCGATCTTCACTCGTGACGGTGACGCCGCCCGCGACTTCGCGAGCCGCGTCGAAGTAGGCATGGTGGGCATCAACGTCCCCATTCCCGTGCCGATCGCCTATTACACCTTCGGCGGCTGGAAGGCCTCGGGCTTTGGCGACCTCAACCAGCACGGCGCGGACGCCTTCCGCTTCTACACCAAGACCAAGACCGTCACCACCCGTTGGCCCTCGGGCATTCGCCAGGGCGCCAGCTTCGTGATGCCGGCCGGCAGCTAA
- a CDS encoding deoxyribodipyrimidine photo-lyase has protein sequence MKPSIVWFRDDLRVTDNPALRAAVDDGAAVALYVLDEESPGIRPLGGAARWWLHHSLLSLREELATLGVPLLLRRGPAAVVVQETATALGAGALYWNRRYGEAERMLDAGIKTSARGSGMHSESFQASLLHEPWAVTTKQGGPFKVFTPFWRTVSGLDFREPLDSPEPGQGFFGWLPESEELDTWGLLPRNPDWSAGLAESWQPGSAQAHEFLGDFVEHGLADYSVNRDRPDLPGSSRLSPFLRWGQLSPFEVWHAQQRRRRELGDAVFAAELGWREFCWHQYFHHPDLATANLRPGFDHYPWAWPGGQGAGAHETATTLLHAWREGRTGFPLVDAGQRQLWHTGWMHNRVRMVSASLLVKNLGIHWQLGEQWFWDTLVDADPASNPANWQWVAGSGADASPFFRIFNPETQAAKFDAHGSYVGQWITELGTPDYPEPVVDLKASRREALDAYSTLTH, from the coding sequence GTGAAGCCGTCAATCGTGTGGTTTCGGGACGACTTACGCGTCACCGACAACCCAGCGCTGCGGGCAGCGGTCGACGACGGAGCCGCCGTCGCACTCTATGTCCTTGACGAGGAATCGCCGGGCATCAGGCCACTTGGCGGCGCCGCCCGCTGGTGGCTGCACCATTCCCTCCTTTCCCTTCGCGAAGAACTCGCCACGCTGGGCGTGCCGCTCTTGCTGCGCCGCGGGCCGGCCGCCGTCGTCGTGCAGGAAACCGCGACGGCGCTCGGTGCGGGCGCGTTGTATTGGAACCGGCGGTACGGCGAGGCAGAGCGAATGCTCGACGCCGGCATCAAGACTTCGGCTCGCGGGTCCGGGATGCATTCGGAGAGTTTTCAAGCCTCGTTGCTGCACGAACCGTGGGCCGTCACAACGAAGCAAGGCGGACCTTTCAAGGTCTTCACGCCCTTCTGGCGAACCGTGTCCGGACTGGATTTCCGGGAGCCGCTGGATTCTCCGGAACCGGGCCAGGGCTTCTTCGGGTGGCTCCCTGAGTCCGAGGAATTGGACACTTGGGGATTGTTGCCGCGGAACCCCGATTGGTCTGCAGGACTTGCGGAAAGCTGGCAACCGGGTTCGGCGCAGGCTCACGAGTTCCTCGGTGACTTCGTGGAGCACGGATTGGCGGACTATTCGGTGAACCGGGACCGTCCGGACCTGCCCGGCAGCAGCCGTTTGTCACCCTTCTTGCGCTGGGGGCAACTCAGCCCCTTCGAGGTGTGGCACGCCCAGCAGCGCCGACGCCGGGAACTGGGCGACGCCGTCTTCGCCGCGGAACTGGGTTGGCGTGAATTCTGCTGGCACCAATATTTTCATCACCCCGATCTGGCGACGGCCAATTTGCGGCCTGGGTTCGACCACTATCCTTGGGCCTGGCCGGGTGGTCAGGGCGCAGGCGCCCACGAAACTGCCACCACGCTCCTGCACGCATGGCGGGAAGGCCGCACCGGGTTCCCCCTGGTGGACGCCGGCCAGCGGCAATTGTGGCATACGGGATGGATGCACAACCGGGTCCGGATGGTATCCGCGAGCCTTCTGGTAAAGAACCTCGGCATCCACTGGCAACTGGGCGAGCAATGGTTCTGGGACACGCTGGTGGACGCCGATCCTGCCTCGAATCCCGCGAACTGGCAGTGGGTAGCCGGTTCCGGTGCGGACGCCTCGCCGTTCTTCAGGATCTTCAACCCGGAGACCCAGGCTGCGAAATTCGATGCCCACGGCAGCTATGTTGGCCAGTGGATAACGGAACTGGGCACTCCGGACTATCCTGAGCCGGTGGTGGACCTCAAGGCCTCGCGCCGGGAGGCTCTGGACGCATACAGCACCCTGACGCACTGA